Proteins encoded by one window of Flavobacterium sp. N502540:
- the gdhA gene encoding NADP-specific glutamate dehydrogenase, with protein MSQSITAFMDSVSQKNPNESEFLQAVLEVAETVIPFIEENKKYQNKMLLERMVEPERVILFRVNWLNDKGEIQVNKGYRIQMNSAIGPYKGGLRFHPSVNLSILKFLAFEQTFKNSLTTLPMGGGKGGSDFDPKGKSDNEIMKFCQSFMTELSKHIGADTDVPAGDIGVGGREVGYMFGQYKRLRNEFTGVLTGKGISFGGSLIRPEATGYGAVYFAQSMLATKGDDFKGKTVAVSGSGNVAQYATEKATQLGAKVVTLSDSAGYIYDADGIDAEKLAFVMELKNELRGRISEYVAKYPNAKYVEGKRPWEVKCDVALPCATQNELNGDEAKVLVANGCIAVAEGANMPSTPEAVTVFLDAKILFAPGKASNAGGVATSGLEMSQNSLRLSWSSEEVDEKLKGIMLAIHASCVKYGSDKSGYVDYVKGANIAGFVKVADAMLAQGVV; from the coding sequence ATGTCACAAAGTATTACCGCTTTTATGGATTCGGTTAGTCAAAAAAACCCGAATGAATCAGAGTTTTTACAAGCAGTTTTAGAAGTTGCCGAAACGGTAATTCCTTTTATTGAAGAAAATAAAAAATACCAGAACAAAATGCTTTTAGAGCGTATGGTAGAACCTGAACGAGTTATCTTGTTCAGAGTGAACTGGTTAAATGACAAAGGAGAAATCCAGGTTAATAAAGGATATCGTATCCAGATGAACTCAGCAATCGGACCTTACAAAGGTGGTTTGCGTTTTCATCCTTCTGTTAACTTAAGTATTTTGAAGTTTTTGGCTTTCGAGCAGACTTTCAAAAACAGCTTAACAACACTGCCAATGGGTGGTGGTAAAGGAGGATCTGATTTTGATCCAAAAGGAAAATCAGATAATGAAATCATGAAATTCTGTCAAAGTTTTATGACGGAACTTTCAAAACATATCGGAGCTGATACTGACGTTCCTGCCGGAGATATCGGAGTAGGTGGTAGAGAAGTAGGATATATGTTTGGTCAATACAAAAGGTTAAGAAATGAATTTACGGGAGTTTTAACCGGAAAAGGAATTTCTTTCGGAGGATCATTAATTCGTCCGGAGGCTACAGGTTACGGAGCAGTTTATTTTGCTCAAAGTATGCTGGCAACTAAAGGAGATGACTTTAAAGGGAAAACTGTTGCAGTTTCAGGTTCTGGAAACGTAGCGCAGTACGCCACTGAAAAAGCAACTCAATTGGGAGCAAAAGTAGTTACATTGTCAGATTCTGCAGGATATATCTATGATGCAGACGGAATCGATGCTGAAAAATTAGCTTTCGTAATGGAGTTGAAAAATGAGCTTAGAGGAAGAATCAGTGAATATGTAGCAAAATATCCAAATGCGAAATATGTAGAAGGAAAACGTCCATGGGAAGTTAAATGTGATGTAGCATTACCATGTGCAACTCAAAACGAATTGAATGGTGATGAAGCTAAGGTTTTAGTTGCTAACGGTTGTATTGCTGTTGCAGAAGGAGCAAACATGCCATCTACACCAGAGGCAGTTACTGTTTTCCTTGATGCTAAAATTTTATTCGCTCCTGGAAAAGCTTCTAATGCCGGTGGCGTTGCAACTTCAGGTCTTGAAATGTCGCAAAACTCATTGCGTTTAAGCTGGTCTTCTGAAGAAGTTGACGAAAAATTAAAAGGAATCATGTTAGCAATTCATGCTTCATGTGTAAAATACGGTTCGGATAAATCAGGTTATGTTGACTACGTAAAAGGAGCTAACATTGCAGGATTTGTTAAAGTTGCCGATGCTATGCTTGCTCAGGGCGTAGTATAA